From the Cohaesibacter sp. ES.047 genome, the window ACCAAAGTTTGAGCACGTCGTGTGAAAAGACCCGTCCATCTCGCCCGATTTTCTATTGGCGAAGATGTCGGGATCAAGTTCCGCGGCAGTTGATCAGCGGATGGATCGCACGTCATTCCACAAAAAGCAGATGTCGAGCCAGCAGTATCTTTCGATGCGCGATGAGCAGACCCCGAACCGTCTTCCCGGCCTTTTCTCACTCGCGTGACTATACAGAACAGGCAGCAACGATGACTGATAAAGACAACGCGGCACTCGAGCATCATTCCGGCGTATGGCCCGTGATGCTGACCCCATTTACTGACACGCTGGAAATCGACTGGAAATCGCTCGAGAAGCTGATTGACTGGTATATTGATTGTGGTGTTCACGGCCTCTTCGCAAACTGTCAGTCGAGCGAAATGTTCTTCTTGTCCGAAGAGGAATCGCTCAAGCTAACCAAATTCGTGGTCGATCATGCGAATGGTCGCGTTCCTGTCGTTGCCTCCGGTCACACCGCGTCTTCTCCCTCCCATCAGGCTGAACAGCTTCAGGCGCAGGCTGAAACCGGTGTCGACAGCGTGATCATGATCAGCAACCGTCTTGCGACGGCTGATGAATCCGGTGAAGTCTTCCTGCGGCGTCTGCAGGACATGACCGCGCAGATTCCCGAAAAAGTCGGTGTTGGGCTTTATGAGTGCCCTTATCCTTACAAGCGCCTGCTTCCCGATGAAGCTGTCAAATGGTGCGCCCAATCCGGTCGCTACACCTTCATCAAGGACACTTGCTGCGATCCGGAAATGCTCAAGCGCCGGGCCAAGCTGGTCGAAGGCAGTGAGCTGCATATCGCCAACGCCAATGCCCAGACCGTGCTGGAAAGCCTGAAGGCAGGTTGTCATGGCTATAGTGGTGTGATGGCAAACTTCCATCCTCAGCTTTGGGTGTGGCTGCTTGAAAACTGGAAGACCGAGCCCGAGAAAGCAGAGACATTGTCTCAGTATCTGACGTCTGCTGCTATGCTTGAAGCTCTGGATTATCCGGTCTGTGCCAAAAGCTATCAGAAGTCGATCGGCAATTTCGCGACCGATCTTTGCCGCACCCGGCCCACCGGTGGTTACTATGCAAACCACTTCCCCACGACCGTTGCACAGACAATTGCGCTCGGTGAAAAACTTGCCGAGATGCTTGGTCTCGACGTCAAATAGGGATTAGGAGGGATCAATGGGACATAAAGTACTCGTTACCGCCACCAACTATTCAAAACTCTGCGGTGCCGCCAAGGCGCTGCTCGAAGAGAATGACTGCGAAATCATCGAAAGCCCGTTCGGTCGCCCGATGACATTCGATGAAATCAAGGAACGGATTTCCGGTGTCGAGGCGGTTGTTGCCGGTGTTGATGACTGGAATGAAGATGTCTTCAAGATCGCTCCGGATCTGAAGGTCATCTCGCGCTTTGGTGTTGGCGTCGATAATATCGATGTTGAAACCGCACGGAAATACGATGTCAAGGTTACAAACGCGGCTGGTGGCAACTCCAATGCCGTTGCGGAATTGACAATCGGGCTTATCATTGGCGCGATGAGACATGTTCCGCAGCTGCATGTGACGACAAGGCAGGGCGCATGGGATCGTTTCGTGGGTGACGAGATTGTCAATCGCACGGTCGGTCTGCTTGGTTTCGGCAATATCGCACGCCTCATCGCCAAGAAACTTCAGGGCTTTGACGTCAATGTCGTTGCTTACGACAAGTTTCCGAACATGGAAGCAGCCAATGAACTGAATGTTGCCATGATGGAAGCCGATGAGGTTATTTCATCCGCGGATGTTCTTTGCATGATGCTGCCAAGCCTGCCCGAGACACAGCATTTCATGAACGCCGAAACCTTCGGCAAGATGAAAGATGGTGCCTATCTGATCAACACCGCGCGCGGGGCCCTTGTCGACGAGATAGCACTCGCTGATGCTCTGAACAGCGGCAAGTTGCGTGCCGCAGCCATTGATGTTTATGAACAGGAGCCAACGTCTCCGGACAACCCGCTCTTTAACATTCCCAACATCGTGACAACACCGCATACGGCAGCAGAAACCTACGAAACCTACCACGGAGTGGGGCTGTTGACCGCGAACGCCATTCTTGACGTTTTTGCAGGACGCGAGCCGAAAAACCTTCTCTAGGCAGAACAATGATGTGAGCGCAGCTTGCTGCGCTCACTCCCGCAAAAAAAACTCTAACCAACAACAGGCTAAAAAGGGAGGGTTTTATGAATATATTCGGTTTTCTGGACCGACATCTGGAGCGAATAGTCGTCACGGGCGTTCTGATGACGACAACGATCACACTGGTGATCCAGGTGTTTATGCGTTACGTGCTCGCCGAACCGCTCGTTTGGGCTGAGGAGTTGGCGCGCTATCTTTTGGTCTGGTGCACGATGGTTGGTGCCAGCCTGGCGGTGAAAGAATCCCG encodes:
- a CDS encoding dihydrodipicolinate synthase family protein, coding for MTDKDNAALEHHSGVWPVMLTPFTDTLEIDWKSLEKLIDWYIDCGVHGLFANCQSSEMFFLSEEESLKLTKFVVDHANGRVPVVASGHTASSPSHQAEQLQAQAETGVDSVIMISNRLATADESGEVFLRRLQDMTAQIPEKVGVGLYECPYPYKRLLPDEAVKWCAQSGRYTFIKDTCCDPEMLKRRAKLVEGSELHIANANAQTVLESLKAGCHGYSGVMANFHPQLWVWLLENWKTEPEKAETLSQYLTSAAMLEALDYPVCAKSYQKSIGNFATDLCRTRPTGGYYANHFPTTVAQTIALGEKLAEMLGLDVK
- a CDS encoding phosphoglycerate dehydrogenase; the encoded protein is MGHKVLVTATNYSKLCGAAKALLEENDCEIIESPFGRPMTFDEIKERISGVEAVVAGVDDWNEDVFKIAPDLKVISRFGVGVDNIDVETARKYDVKVTNAAGGNSNAVAELTIGLIIGAMRHVPQLHVTTRQGAWDRFVGDEIVNRTVGLLGFGNIARLIAKKLQGFDVNVVAYDKFPNMEAANELNVAMMEADEVISSADVLCMMLPSLPETQHFMNAETFGKMKDGAYLINTARGALVDEIALADALNSGKLRAAAIDVYEQEPTSPDNPLFNIPNIVTTPHTAAETYETYHGVGLLTANAILDVFAGREPKNLL